In the genome of Gordonia rubripertincta, one region contains:
- a CDS encoding DUF3073 domain-containing protein translates to MGRGRAKAKQTKVARQLKYSTPNTDLESLQRELSGQTSSVDRPDPVDEWLDEDEWRRA, encoded by the coding sequence ATGGGCCGCGGCCGGGCAAAGGCAAAGCAGACGAAGGTTGCTCGTCAGCTGAAGTACTCCACTCCGAACACCGATCTCGAAAGCCTGCAGCGTGAGCTGTCCGGGCAGACCAGCTCGGTAGATCGTCCGGATCCGGTGGATGAGTGGTTGGACGAGGACGAGTGGCGACGCGCCTGA